One window from the genome of Schistocerca piceifrons isolate TAMUIC-IGC-003096 chromosome 1, iqSchPice1.1, whole genome shotgun sequence encodes:
- the LOC124799097 gene encoding small RNA 2'-O-methyltransferase, translating into MIITFHVALLELWNVVKKCLDIGKHEIADTVIYPGVSRYSVHGVEFHPPVNVQRQEAVYQIINDFSSRASVKKIVDFGCGRFQYFKLFKNIIGIEEILEIDVNEEMLYHEHSRIAPTASDFLTRRKVDCKVQVLQGSISDLDCRLLGTDIFVCIEVIEHLFPETLESVPYTVFGFMKPQIAIFSTPNRDINILFDMRTPFRDEDHKFEWSRMQFKCWGNNIVQRYPEYEVSYYGIGKGPEGAESLGCCSQLALFSKKLETTYPSFERPEGQLIYKLIAEYNYLANSHDEEGKSVLDEVWEIIQHMNLSNDYYDADLCVPLSLLHSKLKSNTLTISELREVLENGMWKVRDCSGETYVFPYAENNNDSDDLEDDQYADESGLSVVIEQTEGYESSWEQCVPEEEQWSVEDERGH; encoded by the exons ATGATTATTACATTTCATGTAGCCCTGCTTGAACTGTGGAATGTTGTAAAAAAGTGTCTGGATATAGGTAAGCACGAAATTGCGGACACTGTGATTTATCCCGGTGTATCGAGATATAGTGTACATGGTGTTGAATTCCATCCACCTGTGAATGTTCAGAGACAGGAAGCTGTGTATCAAATTATCAATGACTTCAGTTCCCGTGCGAGTGTTAAAAAAATTGTTGATTTTGGATGTGGTCGCTTTCAGTACTTCAAATTGTTTAAGAACATAATTGGTATAGAGGAAATTTTGGAAATCGATGTGAATGAAGAAATGTTGTACCATGAGCACTCTCGTATTGCTCCTACTGCAAGTGACTTTCTGACACGGCGCAAAGTGGACTGTaaagtgcaagttctgcaaggaaGTATTTCAGACTTGGATTGTCGCTTGTTGGGGACAGATATCTTCGTTTGTATTGAAGTTATTGAGCATTTGTTTCCTGAAACTCTTGAAAGTGTGCCGTATACAGTATTTGGTTTTATGAAGCCTCAAATCGCCATCTTCAGTACACCTAATAGGGATATCAATATTCTGTTCGATATGCGGACACCTTTTAGAGATGAAGATCACAAGTTTGAATGGAGTCGAATGCAGTTTAAGTGCTGGGGGAATAACATTGTTCAAAGGTATCCAGAATATGAAGTAAGTTATTACGGTATTGGCAAAGGCCCAGAAGGAGCAGAATCGCTGGGATGTTGTTCCCAACTGGCATTATTTAGCAAGAAACTTGAAACAACGTATCCTAGTTTTGAAAGGCCTGAGGGGCAGCTTATATACAAATTAATTGCCGAATATAACTACCTTGCTAATAGTCACGATGAGGAAGGCAAAAGTGTTTTAGATGAAGTTTGGGAAATAATACAGCATATGAATTTGTCCAATGACTATTATGATGCCGACCTGTGTGTGCCACTGTCGCTTCTGCATTCCAAACTTAAATCAAATACTCTCACCATTTCGGAGTTAAGAGAGGTCTTAGAAAATGGAATGTGGAAAGTGAGGGATTGCTCAGGAGAGACATACGTTTTTCCATATGCTGAAAATAATAATGACTCTGATGACCTTGAAGATGACCAATATGCAGATGAAAGTGGCCTTTCAGTCGTTATAGAACAGACTGAAGGCTATGAGAGTAGTTGGGAGCAATGTGTTCCAGAAGAAGAACAATGGTCTGTAGAGGATGAG AGAGGACATTGA